CGCCATCGAGGTCGGACTGCTCGCCGCCTTCGGATGGTTCACCGAGTCCGGCTTCGAGGACCTCACGGGCGTCCGCGTGGCCTGGTGGACATGGGCCGCGGCGGGTCTCGTCGCCATCGGCGTGCTCGGCTACCTCCGGGTCACGCTCAGCGCCAGGATCCTCGGCGTCGCGCTCGTCCTGGAAGTCCTCGTGCTCTTCGTCTTCGAAGCGGGCGTTCTCGCGCACGGGGGCGGCCCGCAGGGGCTGGACTTCGGCACGCTCTCGCCCGCCGGGCTGGGGGAGCCGGGCGTCGGCGGCATGTTCGTCCTGACCATAGGGGCGTTCATCGGCTTCGAGGCGACGGCGATCTACGCGGAGGAGGCGCGGCGGCCCGAGCGGACCGTGCCCCGTGCCACCTATGTGGCGGTGGCGTTCCTCGCGCTCTTCTACACCTTCACGGTCTGGATGATCATCAACGCGTACGGCTCCGACCGCGCCCGCGCCGTCGCCTCCGGGGACGGCGGCGCCGACATGGTGTTCTCCGCCACCGAACGGTTCGCCGGTGCCTGGGCCGCCGACTCCATGCACGTACTGATCATCACCAGCGCGTTCGCCGCCACGCTGGCCTTCCACAACGGCGCCGCCCGCTACTTCTACGCCCTGGGCAGGGAGGGTCTGCTGCCCGCCCGGCTCGGCACGGTGTCGCCGAAGACACGGGCGCCGGCCGTCGCGGTGCTCACGCAGTCGGCCGTCGCGCTCGCCGTGATCGTCGTGACGATGGTCGCCGGCGCCGATCCGTACACGGTCACCTTCCTGTGGAGCAGCGGCACGGGCATCCTCGGCGTGATGCTGCTGCAGGCCCTCGCGGCGCTCGCCGTGTACGGGTTCTTCCGGCGCGACCGGAGAGGCATGCCGTCCTGGCGCGTGGTCGCCGCACCGCTGCTGGCCTGCGCCGGGCTCGCCGTCATGATCGTCCTGGTCTGCGCCGACCTCGACCTGCTCACCGGGGCGTCCAGGGGTGTCAACGTGGCGCTGATCGCTCCGTTGCCGGTGGTGTTCGTGGCGGGGGCGGCGGTGGCGCTGCGGATGAGGCGGCGGGCACCGGCGGCGTACGAGCGGCTGACGACGGTGGACGCGGAGCGCGCGTGAGGGATCTGCGCGCGTGCGGGATCTCCGGCGGCACGGTGGTGCGAGGCATTCGCCGGTCGTCGTGCGTGAAGGACTTCAAGGAGACAGCGACATCATCATGACGGAACCGACTCTCGTCTTCCTCGGCGCGGTCCGCACCGGAAGCGACACCGACACGACGGCCCTCGCCGTCCGCGACGGCCGCGTCCTCGCGCTCGGCGACGAGGCCCGCGCCCTCGCCCGCACCGCCGACGAAGTCGTCGACATCGGCGACGGACTGCTGATGGCCGCCTTTGGAGACGGGCATGCCCATCCGCTCTTCGGCGGCCTGGAGAGCTTCGGGCCCCAGATCAAGGAGCTGGACTCCGTCGAGGCGATCGTCGCCGAAGTCCGACGGTGGGCTCGGCGGCACCCGGAGGCGAAGTGGATCGTCGGCGCCTCGTACGACCCCGCGCTCGCACCCGACGGCGAGTTCGACGCGCGCTGGCTGGACGCCGCGGTGGACGACCGGCCCGTCGTCCTGCGCGCCCACGACTACCACACCGTGTGGTGCAACACGGAGGCGCTGCGCAGGGCCGGAGTGACGGAGGCGACTCCGGAGCCGCGGCTCGGCTGGATCGTGCGCCGCGCGGACGGCGGCCCGCTCGGCACCCTGCGCGAGTGGCACGCCTGTGACCTCGTGCTCGACCAGGTGCCCGCGCGGGACGAGGACGAGCTCGTCGAGGCGATCCGCCGCGCCGGGCACGCGTACGCGCGCGCGGGCGTCACCTGGGTCCAGGACGCCTGGGTCGAGTCGGAGATGGCGGACGCGTACCTCGCCGCGGTCCGGCGCGGGGCCCTATCCCTGCGCGTGGACCTGGCGCAGCGCGCCGACCCCGACCGCTGGCGCGAGCAGCGCGAACCGTTCGCGGCGACCCGCACGCGCGTGGCGGCCGAGGGCGGGGAACTGCTCACCGCGCGGACGGTGAAGTACTTCAGCGACGGCGTCGTCGAGGGCGGTACGGCCGCCATGCTCGCGCCCTACCTGGACGCGCCGCACAGCTGCGGCATGCCGGTGTGGGAGCCGAGCGCCCTCGCCGAGGCGGTGCGGGCGTTCGATGCCGACGGCTTCCAGACGCACATCCACGCCATCGGGGACGCCGGGGTGCGTGCGTCGCTCGACGCCGTCGAGTCCGCGATCGCCGCCAACCCGGCCTGGGACCGGCGCCCGGTGATCACCCACGTCCAGGTCGTCGATCCCGCGGACCTGCCGCGCTTCGCCGAGCTCGGCGTCATCGCCAACTTCGAGCCGCTGTGGGCGCAGCCGGACCCGCTCCAGACCGAGCTGTCCATCCCGCGCATCGGCGCGGAGCGTGCCGCGCTGCAGTACCCGATGGGAGAGCTGGCGCGGAGCGGAGCCCGGCTGTCCTTCGGCAGCGACTGGCCGGTCAGCTCACACGTACCGCTTGAGGGCATCCAAGTCGCCGTCACCAGGCGCACGTTCACGGGCGAGCCCGCCGAGGGCTGGCTCCCGCACCAGCGGCTCACCGTCGACGAGGCACTGACGGCCGCGACAGCAGGAGTAGCCCACCAGGCCTGCGCCGACAACCGCCGCACCCTCACCCCGGGCACCCCGGCCGACCTGCTGCTGCTCTCCGCCGACCCCCGCGCGGTCGACCCGATGAAAATCCACCACGCGCGCGTGCTGGGCACGTGGCTGGGGGGTCGGCCCACGTATAGGGAGGGGGTGGGCGATCCGGGTCCGGGGGGCGGGTGACCCGGCCGGCCGGGTACGCGGGTGGCCCGGCCACCGGGCGAGTGTGAGCGGCCGGGGCGCTGGGCGAGCGGGTGGCCCGGCGGCCCAGTGGCCCGGGCGAGCGGGGCGCTGGATCGGCGGGTGACCTGCGTGAGTGAATGGCCGGGCCGCGCGGACAGGTGGGTGGCCGGGGACCGGATCGGCGGTTCGGTCCGGGCGCCCGGGCGCGTGGATGACTCGGCCGTCGGATTTGTGGATGACGTGGCGGGCGGGTGAGGGTGCGGAGCGTCCGTCGGGTGAGGGAGCGACCTGGCCGGCGCAGAGCGACCGGGCCGGGCCACCCCGGCTTTCAGCGCAGCACGATGGCCGTCGCGGCGATCCCGTCCCGTACGGTCCAGCGGCCGGAGAAGCCCTTCAGTTCTGTGCCCGCCACCACGGGGCCCTCGACCAGCAGTCGGGCGGTGAACGTTCCGTCCGGGGCGAGTTCCACCCGCGCGTCCTCGAAGCCGAGCCAGCGGCCGGTCAGCGGGAACCACGTCTTGTAGACGGACTCCTTCGCGCTGAACAGGAGCCGGTCCCAAGGTGTGGCCGGCTGTCGCGAGCCGAGCGAGGCCAGCACGGCGCGCTCCGTCTCGTCGGCGACCAGGTTCAGGACGTCGGGGTCGCGCAGCGGCTCGCCCGGCTCGGCGTCGATGCCGACGGACGTCACCTCGCCCGCGCGGGCCACGACCGCCGCGCGGTACCCGGCGCAGTGCGTCATGCTGCCGACGACGCCGTCCGGCCAGCCGGGGGCGCCGCGGTGTCCCGGCAGGATCGGGGCGGGCGGCACGCCGATGCGGGCCAGCGCGGTGCGGGCGCAGTGCCGCACCGTGGTGAACTCGTTGCGCCGCTTGGCCACCGCGTTCGCCACCACGGCCTCCTCCTCGGGGAAGAGGACCGCGTCGGCAGGGTCGTCGTGGGTCTCGACCACGGTGACGGGCACGTCGGCGAGCAGAGTGGCCAAGGGTCCCGCCGGATCCGGGACTTGGCGCGCGGGTATCGAAGGTGACGTCACGGGAGATCACGGTACCGGGTGACCCGCACACGAGTGCGGGCTGTGGCCTACGCCACCCGGCCGCCCTCCCGGGTGCGGACGGCCCCCGACGAGCGCCTACGCTGGCGTGATGCAGGACGAGTACCGCACAGTGGCCCGCGAGGGCGTGCACGAGACCGAGATCAACCGCTCGCGCTTCCTGTGCGCCCTGGCACCCGCGGCCACCGAGCGGGAGGCCCAGGAATTCGTCGCGCGCGTCCGCAAGGAGCACCCGACCGCCAGCCACAACTGCTTCGCATACGTCATCGGGGCCGACGCCGCCGTGCAGAAGGCGAGCGACGACGGCGAGCCCGGCGGCACCGCGGGCGTCCCGATGCTCCAGATGCTGATGCGCCGCGACATGCGCTACGTCGCCGCCGTCGTGACCCGCTACTACGGAGGGGTCAAGCTCGGCGCCGGAGGACTCATCCGCGCCTACGGAGGATCGGTCGGCGAGGCGCTCGACGCCCTCGGCACCGTCACCCGCCGCCGCTTCCGCCTCGCCACCGTCACGGTCGACCACCAGCGCGCGGGCAAGGTCCAGAACGATCTGCGGGCGGCCGGCCGCGAGGTGCGCGACGTGCGCTACGGAGAAGCCGTCGCGATCGAGATCGGGCTGCCCGACGCGGATGTGGAAGCCTTCCGCGGCTGGCTGGCGGACGCCACCGCCGGCAGCGCGGTGCTCGAGCTCGGGGGAGAGGCGTACGGGGATGCCTGACGCCGAGGTGCCTGACGCCGGGATGTCTGACGGCTGCGGATTCGAGGGAGCCGCGTGGGGGACCGGGGGAGTTACGGGAGTGGCCACCCGTGATGTCCGACCCGCCCGATAGTCTCGGGAATCATGAGGCTGCTGC
The window above is part of the Streptomyces venezuelae genome. Proteins encoded here:
- a CDS encoding 4'-phosphopantetheinyl transferase, which produces MATLLADVPVTVVETHDDPADAVLFPEEEAVVANAVAKRRNEFTTVRHCARTALARIGVPPAPILPGHRGAPGWPDGVVGSMTHCAGYRAAVVARAGEVTSVGIDAEPGEPLRDPDVLNLVADETERAVLASLGSRQPATPWDRLLFSAKESVYKTWFPLTGRWLGFEDARVELAPDGTFTARLLVEGPVVAGTELKGFSGRWTVRDGIAATAIVLR
- a CDS encoding YigZ family protein, producing the protein MQDEYRTVAREGVHETEINRSRFLCALAPAATEREAQEFVARVRKEHPTASHNCFAYVIGADAAVQKASDDGEPGGTAGVPMLQMLMRRDMRYVAAVVTRYYGGVKLGAGGLIRAYGGSVGEALDALGTVTRRRFRLATVTVDHQRAGKVQNDLRAAGREVRDVRYGEAVAIEIGLPDADVEAFRGWLADATAGSAVLELGGEAYGDA
- a CDS encoding APC family permease, translating into MTAPTSSRPVSSAPAGTDGLSGGAIGTGDLVFFVVAAAAPLTVMAGVAPLAIGMAGDAAPLGYLISGLLLVVFATGFTAMSRFVRNAGAFYAYVGRGLGRPAGAGSAYVALVAYNAIEVGLLAAFGWFTESGFEDLTGVRVAWWTWAAAGLVAIGVLGYLRVTLSARILGVALVLEVLVLFVFEAGVLAHGGGPQGLDFGTLSPAGLGEPGVGGMFVLTIGAFIGFEATAIYAEEARRPERTVPRATYVAVAFLALFYTFTVWMIINAYGSDRARAVASGDGGADMVFSATERFAGAWAADSMHVLIITSAFAATLAFHNGAARYFYALGREGLLPARLGTVSPKTRAPAVAVLTQSAVALAVIVVTMVAGADPYTVTFLWSSGTGILGVMLLQALAALAVYGFFRRDRRGMPSWRVVAAPLLACAGLAVMIVLVCADLDLLTGASRGVNVALIAPLPVVFVAGAAVALRMRRRAPAAYERLTTVDAERA
- a CDS encoding amidohydrolase produces the protein MTEPTLVFLGAVRTGSDTDTTALAVRDGRVLALGDEARALARTADEVVDIGDGLLMAAFGDGHAHPLFGGLESFGPQIKELDSVEAIVAEVRRWARRHPEAKWIVGASYDPALAPDGEFDARWLDAAVDDRPVVLRAHDYHTVWCNTEALRRAGVTEATPEPRLGWIVRRADGGPLGTLREWHACDLVLDQVPARDEDELVEAIRRAGHAYARAGVTWVQDAWVESEMADAYLAAVRRGALSLRVDLAQRADPDRWREQREPFAATRTRVAAEGGELLTARTVKYFSDGVVEGGTAAMLAPYLDAPHSCGMPVWEPSALAEAVRAFDADGFQTHIHAIGDAGVRASLDAVESAIAANPAWDRRPVITHVQVVDPADLPRFAELGVIANFEPLWAQPDPLQTELSIPRIGAERAALQYPMGELARSGARLSFGSDWPVSSHVPLEGIQVAVTRRTFTGEPAEGWLPHQRLTVDEALTAATAGVAHQACADNRRTLTPGTPADLLLLSADPRAVDPMKIHHARVLGTWLGGRPTYREGVGDPGPGGG